TGCGACGACCGCCAGCGTTGAAATGCCGGCGAAGAGGCCAGACGAGATCGGCTGCTCGCCGAGAAAATGCCCGAGCACAATGCCGATAAGCACGGCGATGCCGACTTTGGTGATAAGCAGCGTGCCGCCCTTCTTCAGCAGATAAGGCGTGGCCTTGATATTGATGCTCGCGCCCATGCAGACGTAGAACACCGCGAGGATGGGTAACGCCCCGGTGAACAGCGCATTGGTGAAAGAGCCGAAAAACTTCGGTGTGTCAGGAAGGAATGTAGCCACCAGTGAGCCAATCAGCAGCGGGACAATCATCATGCCGCCAGGGATGCGTTCAATGGTGCGCTTGATAGGAATTTGGGCCACGAGGGTCTCCTTTTATAATTGTTTGGTAAGACGTACTTCACCTCGAAACTGACTGATTCGATCATCTTGTGATTGAGTCAGTCAAAATAATCTTAGGCTTTCGTTCTTAATTGCGCAAACCAATCATTCAAATGATCGTTTTGATCATTTATGGAGGAAACCTGTTTTTTCACAAATACCTTTGCCAGCCACCGCAGTAGCCGCCCTCAGATACAGAAAAGCGGCAAGGTCGAGCATTCACAACCCCAAAAAAAATGCCCAAACCTCCCGGCCTGAGTATTTTTTTGACCCTGATCACCCAACATTCCCAAAAAACCTCGACTCTATGTAAGCCTCCAACCATCGGACGCAGCATCAATTCGCTACTAAACTCGGGACAAGCGTGTTCAGGTGCAGGATTATAGCCAGCACGTATCGCCCAACCGGCGGCCAGGTACTCAACAATAGCCAGCCCACTTTAGAGGGCATTACCCAATGGATAGCAGAACCCTACGCAACCTCATGCGCATTGTTCAGACCGGCTCTTTGTCGGCGGCGGCAGAGCATTCCTGTTTAACCGTGCAGGCGTTGGCCGCGCAGTTGAACAAGGTCGAAGAACAGTTCGGTTTTCGGTTGTTTCGTCGCTCCAACAAGGGGTTGACCCTGACCACGCAGGGCACGGAACTCACGCCTTACATGGACAAGGTGTTGGTTGCCACGCGGCAACTGGAAGAAAAAGTCGCTGCGTTGAAGGTGCCTGGGCAGCGCACGCTCAAGGTAGCGCTGAACACGACGCTGTCGGCTGACTTCAATCGGCGAATGATCGGACGCCTGATTGAGGTGTTTCCCGACTATCAGCTGGAATTCAGCTACGCCGAGTCGATGGAAAACCTCAGCAAGCTGAAGAACGAAGACTTTGACCTGGCGGTGCTGATTGGTCCGCAGAAGCCGGGATTGCCCAGCATCATCCTGCCCGAGGTCCAGGTGCAGGTGGTCGGTGCGCATTGCGGTCAGGAACATGATCCGCTGGTGCTGCTCGGCAACAAGTTTCAGGTGCGTCCGGCAGACGATTGTCCGTATTCCCACAGCTTCTTGCGCTTTCTCGACGCCGGTCTGGGCAATTACGAGTCGGGCAAGCGGATGGTCTATTCGTGCAGCGAAACCCTGACGCTGTCGTTGATCACCCAGATGGACGGCCTTGGCATGGTTTCGCGGGATGCAGCCCAGCGCAATGGCCTGACGATTTTCCCCGGCTTCGAGGATGCCCTTGAAGTGCGGCTGGCGATCAATAATCCCGAGTTGTCGGGCCAGGCTTTGCACGATGTGGTCGACCTCCCGCTACATGAACGAGCCGAGCGCAATGTACGCAGCCGTTCCCACCGCAACGGAGAGAAAGAGGTTTTTGCTGAAATACGCACATAACAACGTCGGAATCGCGGCATAAAATTCCGGGCGATCGAGCTGCACGTGCTGATCCTTGATCAACAACGGCGTGAGGCTGATTGCAGCGACGATCGCCACCGGCAGGTATTCCA
This region of Pseudomonas mandelii genomic DNA includes:
- a CDS encoding LysR family transcriptional regulator; amino-acid sequence: MDSRTLRNLMRIVQTGSLSAAAEHSCLTVQALAAQLNKVEEQFGFRLFRRSNKGLTLTTQGTELTPYMDKVLVATRQLEEKVAALKVPGQRTLKVALNTTLSADFNRRMIGRLIEVFPDYQLEFSYAESMENLSKLKNEDFDLAVLIGPQKPGLPSIILPEVQVQVVGAHCGQEHDPLVLLGNKFQVRPADDCPYSHSFLRFLDAGLGNYESGKRMVYSCSETLTLSLITQMDGLGMVSRDAAQRNGLTIFPGFEDALEVRLAINNPELSGQALHDVVDLPLHERAERNVRSRSHRNGEKEVFAEIRT
- a CDS encoding AzlD domain-containing protein, with the translated sequence MPDQTFLILVVVLMMAVTFLPRALPLQVNTDHWPPFVARALEYLPVAIVAAISLTPLLIKDQHVQLDRPEFYAAIPTLLCAYFSKNLFLSVAVGTAAYIALGSFM